From one Streptomyces spiramyceticus genomic stretch:
- a CDS encoding acetoacetate--CoA ligase, translating to MTSAANNAPLWQPDADRIAAARITHFQAWAAERYGAPADGGYAALHRWSVDELDTFWKAVADWFDVRFSTPYETVLSDRSMPGAQWFPGATVNYAEHALRTAEDPARADDPALLHVDETHRPTPVSWSELRRQVGSLAAELRAIGVRPGDRVSGYLPNIPQATVALLATAAVGGVWTSCAPDFGARSVLDRFQQVEPVVLFTVDGYRYGGKEHDRTDTVAELRRELPTLRAVVHIPLLGTQAPEGALDWSALTSADTEPVFEQVPFSHPLWVLYSSGTTGLPKAIVQSQGGILLEHFKQLGLHCDLGPEDRFFWYTSTGWMMWNFLVSGLLTGTTVVLYDGSPGYPDTGAQWRVAELTEATLFGTSAAYVMACAKADVHPARDYDLSRIKCVATTGSPLPPDGFRWLHDEVAPDLWTASVSGGTDVCSCFAGAVPTLPVHIGELQAACLGTDLQAWDPQGKPLTNEVGELVVTNPMPSMPIHFWNDPDGSRYHDSYFDTYPGVWRHGDWITITDRGSVIIHGRSDSTLNRQGVRMGSADIYEVVERLPEIRESLVIGLEEPEGGYWMPLFVHLAEGATLDDGLRTRIKQAIRAQLSPRHVPDEVIEVPGIPHTLTGKRIEVPVKRLLQGAALDKAVNPGSVDNLDLLRFYENLGRTRR from the coding sequence ATGACCTCAGCAGCGAACAACGCGCCCCTCTGGCAGCCGGACGCCGACCGCATCGCCGCAGCCAGGATCACCCACTTCCAGGCATGGGCCGCCGAGCGGTACGGAGCACCGGCCGACGGCGGCTATGCGGCGCTGCACCGCTGGTCGGTCGACGAGCTCGACACCTTCTGGAAGGCCGTCGCCGACTGGTTCGACGTACGCTTCTCCACCCCGTACGAAACCGTCCTTTCCGATCGATCCATGCCGGGCGCCCAGTGGTTCCCCGGAGCCACCGTCAACTACGCCGAGCACGCCCTCCGTACAGCGGAGGACCCGGCCCGCGCGGACGACCCCGCCCTCCTCCACGTCGACGAGACCCACCGCCCCACACCGGTCAGCTGGTCCGAACTGCGCCGCCAGGTGGGCTCGCTCGCCGCCGAACTGCGGGCCATCGGCGTACGCCCAGGAGACCGCGTCAGCGGCTACCTGCCGAACATCCCCCAGGCCACCGTCGCCCTGCTGGCCACGGCCGCCGTCGGCGGAGTCTGGACCTCCTGTGCCCCCGATTTCGGCGCCCGCAGTGTCCTCGACCGCTTCCAGCAGGTCGAGCCCGTCGTCCTGTTCACCGTCGACGGCTACCGGTACGGCGGCAAGGAACACGACCGTACGGACACCGTCGCCGAACTCCGCCGCGAACTGCCCACCCTGCGCGCAGTCGTCCACATCCCTCTCCTCGGCACACAAGCCCCCGAAGGCGCCCTCGACTGGTCCGCCCTGACCTCCGCCGACACTGAGCCGGTCTTCGAGCAGGTCCCCTTCAGCCACCCCCTGTGGGTCCTGTACTCCTCCGGCACCACCGGCCTCCCCAAGGCCATCGTGCAGTCCCAGGGCGGCATCCTCCTGGAGCACTTCAAGCAGCTCGGCCTGCACTGCGACCTCGGCCCGGAGGACCGCTTCTTCTGGTACACCTCCACCGGCTGGATGATGTGGAACTTCCTCGTCTCCGGCCTGCTCACCGGCACCACGGTCGTCCTGTACGACGGCAGCCCCGGCTACCCGGACACCGGCGCCCAGTGGCGCGTGGCCGAACTGACCGAGGCGACCCTCTTCGGCACGTCGGCGGCGTACGTCATGGCCTGCGCCAAAGCGGACGTCCACCCCGCTCGCGACTACGACCTCTCCCGCATCAAATGCGTGGCGACGACGGGCTCCCCGCTCCCACCCGACGGCTTCCGCTGGCTCCACGACGAGGTCGCCCCCGACCTCTGGACCGCCTCCGTCAGCGGCGGCACAGACGTCTGCAGCTGCTTCGCAGGCGCGGTCCCCACGCTCCCCGTACACATCGGAGAGCTCCAGGCCGCCTGCCTCGGCACGGACCTCCAGGCCTGGGACCCCCAGGGCAAGCCCCTGACCAACGAGGTCGGCGAGCTCGTCGTCACCAACCCCATGCCGTCCATGCCGATCCACTTCTGGAACGACCCCGACGGCAGCCGGTACCACGACAGCTACTTCGACACGTACCCCGGCGTCTGGCGCCACGGCGACTGGATCACCATCACCGACCGCGGCTCGGTGATCATCCACGGCCGCTCCGACTCCACCCTCAACCGCCAGGGAGTCCGCATGGGTTCGGCGGACATCTACGAGGTGGTCGAGCGCCTCCCGGAGATCCGGGAGTCCCTCGTCATCGGCCTTGAAGAGCCCGAAGGCGGCTACTGGATGCCGCTCTTCGTCCACCTCGCCGAAGGCGCCACCCTCGACGACGGCCTGCGCACCCGGATCAAGCAGGCCATCCGCGCACAGCTCTCTCCGCGCCACGTCCCGGACGAGGTCATCGAGGTCCCCGGCATCCCGCACACCCTCACAGGCAAGCGCATCGAGGTCCCGGTCAAGCGTCTTCTCCAGGGCGCGGCCCTCGACAAGGCCGTCAACCCGGGCTCGGTCGACAACCTCGACCTCCTGCGCTTCTACGAAAACCTTGGCCGCACCCGGCGCTGA
- a CDS encoding glycoside hydrolase family 31 protein has translation MDGRDLVRSVKLVSSVQGLRAVRAAWRRRRTDAWGLPPRGAERARVPGPVTGAEPRPGGGTVRFARSELRVMVAVGGAVFWGWDGADPEPSYALAGACPEPDPRAELEPDKDGGWRVVSERVMVAVSRNGAVEVRTPGGVVLRRDLPPRWWEPVAGGHARWLQRSEVPADARFFGLGGRASGPRLRDGTYHLWNTDPGGRFAPGDDPLYITMPVQLVVSDAGTHLAFHDNTWEGRVTLREGEEGAGSGHDRPGTSELRMDGGPLRCWVVVGTPARVLQGWTALTGAPALPPSWALGPQHARWGFGSEQEVRRIVAGYQERDLPLSVLHLDIDHYDRHQVFTVDRERFPGLPRLASDLREAGVRLVSIVDPAIRAERGNALYDSGSAAGAFVRDARGNEVRGVVWPGECVYPDFTDPRARAWWSALYEERLAQGFSGVWHDMNEPVSFAPFGDPTLPRSARHHLEGHGGDHREAHNVYGLGMARAGYEGLREQRPDERPFLFSRSGWAGMQRYGGTWSGDVSTGWPGLRASLSLVLGLGLCGVPYSGPDVGGFNGTPSPELYLRWFQLGAHLPLFRTHAALTAGRREPWEFGPQVLGHAKAALAERERLRPYFVTLSHLARLTGAPYVRPVWWGAPEDRALRDCEDAFLLGDCLLVAPVLERGSDRRAVRLPRGRWYDTATGEAYEGPGQVLLDAPLSRIPVLARAGAVIPVRGEGGGIELEVWAPAVGRTGGGLVVRDAGDGWEAAEIERFTTRVNGGRVVVERDGGGEVELPVRVRGGQ, from the coding sequence ATGGACGGTCGTGACCTGGTGCGCTCGGTGAAACTGGTCAGCTCGGTACAGGGGCTGCGCGCCGTGCGCGCGGCCTGGCGGCGGCGTCGTACGGATGCGTGGGGGCTGCCGCCGAGAGGGGCGGAGCGCGCCCGTGTGCCCGGTCCTGTCACCGGTGCGGAGCCCCGGCCAGGCGGCGGGACGGTGCGTTTCGCCCGTTCGGAACTGCGGGTGATGGTGGCGGTGGGCGGCGCGGTGTTCTGGGGCTGGGACGGGGCGGATCCCGAGCCTTCGTACGCGCTCGCCGGTGCCTGCCCAGAGCCGGACCCGAGGGCCGAGCTGGAGCCCGACAAGGACGGCGGCTGGCGGGTCGTGTCGGAGCGGGTCATGGTCGCCGTGTCGCGGAACGGGGCCGTCGAGGTCCGTACGCCGGGCGGCGTGGTGCTCCGCCGGGATCTGCCTCCGCGCTGGTGGGAGCCGGTTGCCGGTGGGCACGCGCGCTGGCTGCAGCGCAGCGAGGTGCCGGCGGACGCGCGTTTCTTCGGTCTCGGCGGACGGGCTTCGGGGCCCCGGCTGCGGGACGGCACGTACCACCTGTGGAACACCGATCCCGGCGGGAGGTTCGCCCCGGGTGACGACCCGCTCTACATCACGATGCCGGTGCAGCTCGTCGTCTCGGACGCAGGCACTCATCTCGCCTTCCACGACAACACGTGGGAGGGCCGGGTGACCCTGCGGGAGGGTGAGGAGGGTGCGGGGTCGGGGCACGACCGGCCGGGCACCAGTGAGTTGCGCATGGACGGCGGGCCGCTGCGCTGCTGGGTCGTCGTGGGAACGCCTGCCCGCGTGCTACAGGGCTGGACGGCGCTCACCGGCGCCCCCGCGCTTCCTCCGTCGTGGGCGCTGGGCCCGCAGCACGCGCGGTGGGGCTTCGGCAGCGAGCAGGAGGTCAGGCGGATCGTCGCCGGCTATCAGGAGCGGGATCTGCCGCTGTCCGTACTGCATCTGGACATCGATCACTACGACCGGCATCAGGTCTTCACGGTCGACCGGGAGCGGTTTCCCGGTCTGCCGCGGCTCGCCTCCGATCTCCGGGAGGCGGGGGTGCGGCTGGTTTCGATCGTCGATCCGGCGATCAGGGCCGAGCGGGGCAATGCGCTGTACGACAGCGGGTCGGCCGCTGGGGCCTTCGTACGGGATGCACGGGGCAATGAGGTGCGTGGGGTGGTCTGGCCCGGGGAGTGCGTCTATCCGGACTTCACCGATCCGCGGGCGCGTGCGTGGTGGAGCGCGTTGTACGAGGAACGTCTCGCGCAGGGGTTCTCCGGGGTGTGGCACGACATGAACGAGCCGGTTTCCTTCGCTCCCTTCGGTGATCCGACGCTGCCCCGGTCCGCGCGGCACCATCTGGAGGGCCATGGTGGCGATCATCGCGAGGCCCACAATGTCTACGGCCTGGGCATGGCGCGGGCCGGTTACGAGGGTCTGCGGGAGCAGCGGCCGGATGAGCGGCCGTTTCTCTTTTCGCGCTCCGGGTGGGCGGGGATGCAGCGGTACGGCGGCACCTGGTCCGGCGATGTGTCGACCGGCTGGCCCGGGCTGCGTGCCTCGCTGTCCCTGGTGCTCGGTCTCGGGCTGTGCGGGGTGCCGTATTCGGGGCCCGATGTCGGCGGGTTCAACGGCACGCCGTCCCCGGAGCTGTATCTGCGCTGGTTTCAGCTGGGCGCTCATCTCCCGCTGTTCCGTACGCATGCGGCGCTCACGGCGGGCCGTAGGGAGCCGTGGGAGTTCGGCCCGCAGGTGCTTGGACACGCGAAGGCCGCGCTGGCCGAAAGGGAGCGGCTGCGGCCGTATTTCGTGACGCTGTCCCATCTGGCCCGCCTCACTGGTGCGCCGTATGTGCGTCCGGTGTGGTGGGGGGCGCCGGAGGACCGGGCGCTGCGGGACTGTGAGGACGCGTTTCTGCTCGGGGACTGTCTGTTGGTGGCGCCGGTACTGGAGCGCGGGTCGGACCGCAGGGCGGTGCGGTTGCCGCGCGGACGGTGGTACGACACGGCGACCGGCGAGGCGTACGAAGGGCCGGGGCAGGTACTGCTGGATGCGCCGCTGTCCCGTATCCCTGTGCTGGCGCGGGCCGGTGCGGTGATTCCGGTGCGGGGTGAGGGCGGCGGGATCGAACTTGAGGTGTGGGCGCCGGCTGTGGGGCGTACGGGAGGCGGGCTGGTGGTCAGGGATGCGGGCGACGGGTGGGAGGCCGCGGAGATCGAGCGATTCACTACGCGGGTGAATGGCGGGCGGGTGGTTGTGGAGCGGGATGGCGGCGGGGAGGTGGAGCTGCCGGTGCGCGTGCGGGGCGGCCAGTAG
- a CDS encoding NUDIX domain-containing protein translates to MNKPLRDAHCSSCGAPYSPSAGWPRTCPSCGATAYRNPLPVAFALLPVRDAQGTGLVVITRTIEPQLGGIALPGGFIDHGEDWRHAVVRELAEETGIAADEGRVRLADALSSPAGHILLFGLLPERAAADLPPSVPTDETTGWHLLREPTELAFPLHTQAVRAWFAGRYSRADFSSPLGSPLDAVLGGD, encoded by the coding sequence ATGAACAAGCCCCTCAGGGACGCCCACTGCTCCAGCTGCGGAGCCCCCTACAGCCCGTCCGCCGGCTGGCCCCGCACCTGCCCCTCGTGCGGCGCCACGGCCTATCGCAACCCCCTGCCCGTCGCCTTCGCCCTGCTGCCCGTACGTGACGCACAGGGCACCGGACTGGTCGTCATCACGCGCACCATCGAGCCGCAGCTCGGCGGGATCGCGCTGCCCGGCGGCTTCATCGACCATGGCGAGGACTGGCGGCACGCGGTCGTACGCGAACTGGCGGAAGAGACGGGTATCGCAGCCGATGAGGGACGGGTGCGCCTCGCCGACGCCCTGAGCTCCCCAGCCGGCCACATCCTCCTCTTCGGTCTGCTCCCCGAACGCGCGGCGGCGGATCTTCCGCCCTCCGTCCCCACCGACGAAACAACCGGCTGGCACCTGCTGCGCGAGCCCACAGAACTGGCCTTCCCCCTCCACACCCAAGCGGTACGAGCCTGGTTCGCCGGCCGCTACAGCCGAGCAGACTTTTCCAGCCCGTTGGGGTCCCCCCTGGACGCAGTCCTTGGGGGAGATTGA
- a CDS encoding M15 family metallopeptidase codes for MTGLASALRALATAAATLLAVTAASPTALAKPEPKAPRGFVSLRSVDPTIIEEMRYTTPHNFVGVPVDGYRQPVCILTRPAAKALHRAQTKLLSRGYSLKVYDCYRPQRAVDHFVRWAKDLDDEAMKAEFYPHVDKSRLFADGYIAEKSGHSRGSTVDLTIVKLPAKNTRPYVPGEQLAPCYAPKADRFPDNSVDMGTGYDCFDTLSHTDDPRIQGAQRANRQLLKGLLGELGFVNLAEEWWHFTYKPEPFPDTYFDFPVARRSVAGH; via the coding sequence ATGACAGGACTTGCCTCCGCACTGCGCGCCCTGGCCACCGCGGCCGCCACCCTGCTCGCCGTCACCGCCGCCTCCCCCACGGCGCTGGCGAAGCCCGAGCCGAAGGCCCCCAGGGGGTTCGTCTCCCTGCGGTCCGTGGACCCGACGATCATCGAGGAGATGCGCTACACCACCCCGCACAACTTCGTGGGCGTGCCGGTGGACGGCTACCGTCAGCCGGTCTGCATCCTCACCCGGCCGGCGGCGAAGGCCCTGCACCGGGCGCAGACGAAGCTGCTGAGCCGGGGTTATTCGCTCAAGGTGTACGACTGCTACCGGCCGCAGCGCGCCGTCGACCACTTCGTACGGTGGGCGAAGGATCTCGACGACGAGGCGATGAAGGCAGAGTTCTATCCCCATGTCGACAAGTCGCGGCTGTTCGCCGACGGTTATATCGCGGAGAAGTCCGGGCACAGCCGGGGCAGCACGGTGGACCTGACGATCGTGAAACTTCCGGCGAAGAACACCAGGCCGTACGTCCCGGGTGAGCAGCTCGCGCCCTGTTACGCGCCCAAAGCTGACCGGTTCCCCGACAACTCAGTCGACATGGGGACCGGATATGACTGCTTCGACACCCTGTCCCACACGGACGACCCGCGCATCCAGGGCGCACAGCGGGCCAACAGGCAGCTGCTCAAGGGGCTGCTCGGCGAGCTGGGCTTCGTGAATCTCGCCGAGGAGTGGTGGCACTTCACGTACAAGCCGGAGCCGTTCCCGGACACCTACTTCGACTTCCCTGTCGCTCGCCGTTCGGTTGCCGGGCACTGA
- a CDS encoding DUF962 domain-containing protein, which yields MEPQTFDTYEEFWPYYVAMHSRAATRWVHLTGTLTGLAVSVYGLARGRKRYAAALPLIGYGTAWPAHFFIEKNNPATFGHPAWSLRGDVQMIRMMLAGRDRELAEIAAKWLAENR from the coding sequence ATGGAGCCGCAGACTTTTGATACGTACGAGGAATTCTGGCCCTACTACGTGGCGATGCACTCCCGGGCCGCGACCCGGTGGGTCCATCTGACCGGCACCCTCACCGGGCTCGCGGTGAGCGTGTACGGCCTGGCGCGCGGCCGGAAGCGGTACGCCGCGGCGCTGCCGCTCATCGGTTACGGCACCGCCTGGCCTGCGCACTTCTTCATCGAGAAGAACAACCCGGCCACCTTCGGGCACCCGGCCTGGTCGCTGCGCGGTGACGTGCAGATGATCCGGATGATGCTGGCGGGCCGCGACCGGGAGCTGGCCGAGATCGCCGCCAAGTGGCTCGCGGAGAACCGCTGA